The following coding sequences are from one Carassius gibelio isolate Cgi1373 ecotype wild population from Czech Republic chromosome B7, carGib1.2-hapl.c, whole genome shotgun sequence window:
- the nelfa gene encoding negative elongation factor A isoform X2, translating to MASNVTRFECSNMASMRESDTGLWLHNKLGSTDELWTPSSIASLLTVSVIDNIRLCFSSLSPPVKLKLLLGMLHLPRRTVDEMKEALSEIIQLATVDSEPWVLMVADILKSFPETGSLNLELEEQNPNVQDILGELREKVNECEASSMLPLECQYLNKSALMTLVGPLTPPIKHFQLKRKPKSATLRAELLQKSTETAQQLKKTAGVPFHSKGRGLVKKIDTTTPLKGIPKAPFRSPTTPSMFSPPSNRTPIAPARTPLRKERGVKLLDISELDMVGAGREAKRRRKTLDTEAGEKAAKEEAAVVENATPDYAAGLVSTQKLGALTNESTLPSTSYLPATPSMVPSSSYIPSSETQPANAGGSGRETTNRQSEESTAPNAASASLPGQFKQRPPMYNASTASPTAPTSPTTPTSTPTNNAPPPAATAAQTDMPTQPPTTAAQPAPMPAPPQTQPKKNLSLTREQMYAAQEMFKTANKVTRPEKALILGFMAGSRENPCPEQGDIIQIKLSEHTEVLPKADGTGSTTMLVDTVFEMNYSTGQWTRLKKYKPITNVS from the exons ATGGCTTCCAACGTTACTCGTTTTGAATGTAGTAAT ATGGCGTCGATGAGGGAGAGCGACACCGGCCTGTGGCTGCACAACAAACTGGGCTCGACAGACGAGCTGTGGACGCCTTCGAGCATCGCTTCTCTGCTCACCGTGTCGGTAATCGACAACATACGGCTGTGTTTCTCCAGTCTGTCGCCTCCGGTGAAGCTGAAGCTCTTGCTGGGGATGCTGCACCTCCCGCGCAGGACCGTGGATGAG ATGAAGGAGGCTCTGTCAGAGATCATTCAGCTGGCCACTGTGGACTCTGAGCCGTGGGTGTTAATGGTGGCTGACATCCTGAAATCATTTCCAGAGACCGGCTCACTAAACCTGGAACTGGAGGAGCAGAACCCTAATGTGCAGGACATACTGGGAGAACTGCGTGAGAAAG TAAATGAATGTGAAGCGTCATCCATGTTGCCTCTGGAGTGTCAGTATCTGAACAAGAGTGCTTTGATGACACTAGTGGGGCCGCTCACTCCACCCATCAAGCACTTCCAGCTCAAGAGGAAACCCAAGAGTGCTACGCTCAGAGCTGAACTGCTGCAGAAAT cCACAGAGACTGCCCAGCAGTTAAAGAAGACTGCAGGAGTGCCGTTTCACTCCAAAGGAAGAGGTCTAGTGAAGAAGATTGACACCACAA CGCCTCTGAAGGGCATTCCCAAAGCACCATTCCGCAGCCCCACCACCCCAAGCATGTTCAGCCCTCCCAGTAACAGAACCCCTATCGCCCCGGCCCGCACACCCCTGCGCAAGGAACGGGGAGTCAAG TTGTTGGATATATCTGAATTGGATATGGTAGGAGCTGGCAGAGAAGCTAAGAGGAGAAGAAAGACTTTGG ACACAGAAGCTGGAGAGAAGGCGGCCAAAGAAGAGGCGGCGGTGGTGGAGAACGCAACACCAGACTACGCAGCAGGCCTGGTGTCCACACAG AAACTTGGGGCGCTAACCAACGAGAGCACCCTGCCATCAACCAGTTACCTTCCCGCCACCCCCAGCATGGTTCCTTCCTCGTCTTATATTCCCAGCTCAGAGACACAGCCAG CAAATGCGGGTGGTTCAGGGCGTGAAACTACAAACCGGCAGTCAGAGGAGTCGACCGCCCCAAATGCTGCTTCTGCTTCATTACCCGGCCAGTTTAAACAGCGGCCGCCCATGTATAATGCCAGCACTGCCAGTCCCACGGCCCCCACCTCACCCACCACACCAACCAGCACGCCCACCAACAATGCCCCGCCCCCCGCCGCCACAGCAGCACAGACAGACATGCCCACGCAGCCGCCCACCACTGCAGCGCAGCCTGCTCCCATGCCAGCACCCCCACAGACCCAACCGAAAAAGAACCTGTCGCTCACG AGAGAACAGATGTATGCTGCGCAGGAAATGTTCAAGACTGCAAACAAAGTTACACGGCCAGAAAAAGCCCTCATCCTGGGCTTCATGGCAGGATCTCGAG AAAATCCTTGTCCAGAGCAGGGTGACATCATTCAGATCAAACTGAGCGAGCACACAGAAGTACTGCCTAAAGCGGACGGAACTGGCAGCACCACCATGCTGGTGGACACAGTGTTTGAGATGAACTACTCTACTGGGCAATGGACCCGCCTCAAGAAATACAAACCTATAACCAATGTCTCCTGA
- the LOC127962134 gene encoding neuropeptide-like protein C4orf48 homolog isoform X1 yields the protein MLRDRIRPSGAPATVMLLLMMLLQLLCFNPVHAEESGTVIPSESRPCVDCHAFEFMQRALQDLKKTAFNLDSRTESLVLRAERRALCDCMPASSLR from the exons ATGCTGCGCGACAGGATAAGGCCAAGCGGAGCTCCGGCGACAGtgatgctgctgctgatgatgctgCTGCAGCTCCTCTGTTTCAATCCAGTTCATGCCGAGGAATCAGGGACGGTCATTCCCTCTGAGA GCCGGCCATGTGTTGATTGTCATGCCTTTGAGTTCATGCAGAGAGCCTTGCAAGACCTGAAGAAAACAGCTTTCAACTTAGACTCACGG ACGGAGAGTTTGGTGCTGAGGGCCGAGAGGAGGGCACTGTGTGACTGCATGCCTGCCAGCA
- the nelfa gene encoding negative elongation factor A isoform X1, with protein MPSARGINHPDTTVSIRTRGQRERERALETEAEREGMRRRDGNRNKPDSPSWRRQTFRFEMASMRESDTGLWLHNKLGSTDELWTPSSIASLLTVSVIDNIRLCFSSLSPPVKLKLLLGMLHLPRRTVDEMKEALSEIIQLATVDSEPWVLMVADILKSFPETGSLNLELEEQNPNVQDILGELREKVNECEASSMLPLECQYLNKSALMTLVGPLTPPIKHFQLKRKPKSATLRAELLQKSTETAQQLKKTAGVPFHSKGRGLVKKIDTTTPLKGIPKAPFRSPTTPSMFSPPSNRTPIAPARTPLRKERGVKLLDISELDMVGAGREAKRRRKTLDTEAGEKAAKEEAAVVENATPDYAAGLVSTQKLGALTNESTLPSTSYLPATPSMVPSSSYIPSSETQPANAGGSGRETTNRQSEESTAPNAASASLPGQFKQRPPMYNASTASPTAPTSPTTPTSTPTNNAPPPAATAAQTDMPTQPPTTAAQPAPMPAPPQTQPKKNLSLTREQMYAAQEMFKTANKVTRPEKALILGFMAGSRENPCPEQGDIIQIKLSEHTEVLPKADGTGSTTMLVDTVFEMNYSTGQWTRLKKYKPITNVS; from the exons ATGGCGTCGATGAGGGAGAGCGACACCGGCCTGTGGCTGCACAACAAACTGGGCTCGACAGACGAGCTGTGGACGCCTTCGAGCATCGCTTCTCTGCTCACCGTGTCGGTAATCGACAACATACGGCTGTGTTTCTCCAGTCTGTCGCCTCCGGTGAAGCTGAAGCTCTTGCTGGGGATGCTGCACCTCCCGCGCAGGACCGTGGATGAG ATGAAGGAGGCTCTGTCAGAGATCATTCAGCTGGCCACTGTGGACTCTGAGCCGTGGGTGTTAATGGTGGCTGACATCCTGAAATCATTTCCAGAGACCGGCTCACTAAACCTGGAACTGGAGGAGCAGAACCCTAATGTGCAGGACATACTGGGAGAACTGCGTGAGAAAG TAAATGAATGTGAAGCGTCATCCATGTTGCCTCTGGAGTGTCAGTATCTGAACAAGAGTGCTTTGATGACACTAGTGGGGCCGCTCACTCCACCCATCAAGCACTTCCAGCTCAAGAGGAAACCCAAGAGTGCTACGCTCAGAGCTGAACTGCTGCAGAAAT cCACAGAGACTGCCCAGCAGTTAAAGAAGACTGCAGGAGTGCCGTTTCACTCCAAAGGAAGAGGTCTAGTGAAGAAGATTGACACCACAA CGCCTCTGAAGGGCATTCCCAAAGCACCATTCCGCAGCCCCACCACCCCAAGCATGTTCAGCCCTCCCAGTAACAGAACCCCTATCGCCCCGGCCCGCACACCCCTGCGCAAGGAACGGGGAGTCAAG TTGTTGGATATATCTGAATTGGATATGGTAGGAGCTGGCAGAGAAGCTAAGAGGAGAAGAAAGACTTTGG ACACAGAAGCTGGAGAGAAGGCGGCCAAAGAAGAGGCGGCGGTGGTGGAGAACGCAACACCAGACTACGCAGCAGGCCTGGTGTCCACACAG AAACTTGGGGCGCTAACCAACGAGAGCACCCTGCCATCAACCAGTTACCTTCCCGCCACCCCCAGCATGGTTCCTTCCTCGTCTTATATTCCCAGCTCAGAGACACAGCCAG CAAATGCGGGTGGTTCAGGGCGTGAAACTACAAACCGGCAGTCAGAGGAGTCGACCGCCCCAAATGCTGCTTCTGCTTCATTACCCGGCCAGTTTAAACAGCGGCCGCCCATGTATAATGCCAGCACTGCCAGTCCCACGGCCCCCACCTCACCCACCACACCAACCAGCACGCCCACCAACAATGCCCCGCCCCCCGCCGCCACAGCAGCACAGACAGACATGCCCACGCAGCCGCCCACCACTGCAGCGCAGCCTGCTCCCATGCCAGCACCCCCACAGACCCAACCGAAAAAGAACCTGTCGCTCACG AGAGAACAGATGTATGCTGCGCAGGAAATGTTCAAGACTGCAAACAAAGTTACACGGCCAGAAAAAGCCCTCATCCTGGGCTTCATGGCAGGATCTCGAG AAAATCCTTGTCCAGAGCAGGGTGACATCATTCAGATCAAACTGAGCGAGCACACAGAAGTACTGCCTAAAGCGGACGGAACTGGCAGCACCACCATGCTGGTGGACACAGTGTTTGAGATGAACTACTCTACTGGGCAATGGACCCGCCTCAAGAAATACAAACCTATAACCAATGTCTCCTGA
- the LOC127962134 gene encoding neuropeptide-like protein C4orf48 homolog isoform X2, with amino-acid sequence MLRDRIRPSGAPATVMLLLMMLLQLLCFNPVHAEESGTVIPSESRPCVDCHAFEFMQRALQDLKKTAFNLDSRGGHRHPTEEPCFHVLSSNFSK; translated from the exons ATGCTGCGCGACAGGATAAGGCCAAGCGGAGCTCCGGCGACAGtgatgctgctgctgatgatgctgCTGCAGCTCCTCTGTTTCAATCCAGTTCATGCCGAGGAATCAGGGACGGTCATTCCCTCTGAGA GCCGGCCATGTGTTGATTGTCATGCCTTTGAGTTCATGCAGAGAGCCTTGCAAGACCTGAAGAAAACAGCTTTCAACTTAGACTCACGG GGGGGTCACAGACACCCTACTGAAGAGCCCTGCTTTCATGTCCTCTCCAGTAATTTTAGCAAGTAA